One window of Cohnella hashimotonis genomic DNA carries:
- a CDS encoding Ger(x)C family spore germination protein — translation MKRIVRTLGLSLLSLGPLTGCYDRVDLEDASLSLVAGVDITEDHRTMSYTSIPVFSKAEKKSQELKVVANTQRQGRGKLDAFTVGSFNGRKIKVIVLSKRFVQETPDWFRYMDIYFRDGRNPITPRVVVFDGTLDQLFYYHSPNQPILPLMLMGMIRSASDRSESVATTLQELHRQMNEEGQTSFLTEMSIKQDAMIDGTSLLDHKGRYVDMLSMPETVLLRILQKNAGQSVGFVLRLPSSLTGSAGETDWVSLATERVKVKIKSMYAGGRFRFSVHVHFSASVVEKLSSLDLDDHQREAETACAEELRDKFEALIAKLQRKKVDPVGFGIYARAYQYKPFKQVKENWGEAFSQSDVQVRVSVAFADEGSVK, via the coding sequence TTGAAACGGATCGTGCGCACGCTGGGCTTATCTCTGCTGTCGCTCGGCCCGCTGACGGGCTGCTATGACCGCGTCGACTTGGAGGACGCTTCGCTGTCGCTCGTCGCGGGCGTCGACATCACGGAGGACCATCGAACGATGAGCTACACGTCGATCCCGGTGTTCAGCAAGGCCGAGAAAAAGAGTCAGGAGCTCAAAGTCGTCGCGAATACGCAGCGACAGGGACGTGGCAAACTGGATGCTTTTACGGTCGGCTCCTTCAACGGCAGGAAGATCAAGGTCATCGTCTTGTCGAAACGCTTCGTGCAGGAGACCCCCGACTGGTTCCGTTACATGGACATTTATTTCAGGGACGGAAGAAATCCGATCACGCCGAGGGTGGTCGTGTTCGACGGTACGCTCGATCAGCTGTTCTACTACCATTCGCCGAATCAGCCGATACTTCCCCTCATGCTGATGGGCATGATCAGGTCGGCTTCCGATAGATCGGAGTCGGTCGCGACGACGCTGCAGGAGCTGCACAGACAGATGAACGAGGAGGGTCAGACGTCCTTTCTGACTGAGATGTCGATCAAGCAGGACGCCATGATCGACGGGACGTCGCTGCTCGATCACAAGGGCCGGTATGTCGACATGCTCAGTATGCCGGAGACAGTGCTGCTGCGGATCTTGCAAAAAAATGCGGGCCAGTCCGTCGGCTTCGTCCTGCGCCTTCCGTCCAGTCTGACGGGATCGGCGGGAGAAACGGATTGGGTCAGCCTCGCGACGGAGCGGGTCAAGGTAAAGATTAAATCCATGTATGCGGGTGGCCGGTTCAGGTTCTCCGTGCACGTTCACTTTTCGGCGAGCGTTGTGGAGAAGCTGTCCTCGCTGGATCTCGACGACCATCAACGGGAGGCCGAGACAGCCTGCGCAGAGGAGCTGCGCGACAAGTTCGAGGCGCTGATCGCCAAGCTGCAGCGCAAGAAGGTTGACCCCGTAGGTTTCGGCATCTACGCCAGGGCCTATCAATACAAGCCATTCAAGCAGGTCAAGGAGAACTGGGGCGAGGCCTTCAGTCAGTCGGACGTGCAGGTCCGCGTCAGCGTCGCCTTCGCAGACGAAGGCTCCGTTAAATAA
- a CDS encoding GerAB/ArcD/ProY family transporter codes for MKKYAFNEITTMQFIFIISGIAISFGFIEIPQVLYKGAGNSGWITLILGSLTTTAANLVIVQVMKKMPDGTILDLLAKYAGKWVGRAAAIVLSAYFLYFAYIGIVYSTRVIKARILQETPAYMTLIMLLIPAYVVARGGIRIVGRYAEVSMGLSLWIPLVFMVVWGHTHWLYLLPVLPEGWRPVLTAVPDTFFYFLGFGATAFLYPFLKNKEKAVLGVWCSQLITLFAYLYITLLSFAFFSPGELPKINQLSIYMLKAVELPFLEQVEGLFIVLYLFIFSMSWIPIYLLSSFCMSWMAGRADHRFFLRILLAGTAVFSYFYVPSFNVTYEMGEWLAKFGMAIEYAAPVLLLGYLLLYDAIRKRRRLP; via the coding sequence ATGAAGAAGTACGCGTTCAACGAGATAACGACGATGCAGTTTATTTTTATTATAAGCGGGATTGCTATCAGCTTCGGGTTTATCGAAATTCCCCAGGTTCTCTACAAAGGTGCGGGGAACAGCGGGTGGATCACCTTGATTCTCGGTTCGTTGACGACGACGGCAGCGAATCTGGTCATCGTGCAGGTCATGAAGAAGATGCCCGACGGGACGATCCTCGACTTGCTCGCCAAGTATGCGGGCAAGTGGGTCGGCCGGGCGGCGGCGATCGTCTTGTCCGCGTACTTTCTCTACTTCGCATACATTGGTATCGTCTATTCGACGCGCGTCATCAAAGCCCGCATCTTGCAGGAAACGCCGGCCTATATGACGCTGATCATGCTCCTTATCCCCGCTTATGTGGTGGCGAGGGGCGGCATACGCATTGTCGGGCGTTATGCGGAGGTGTCGATGGGGCTGTCGCTGTGGATCCCGCTCGTCTTTATGGTCGTGTGGGGGCATACGCATTGGCTCTATTTACTGCCTGTGCTGCCCGAAGGATGGCGGCCGGTTCTGACCGCCGTGCCGGACACGTTTTTCTACTTTCTTGGCTTCGGCGCGACCGCCTTTCTCTACCCTTTTCTCAAAAACAAAGAAAAGGCGGTGCTCGGCGTTTGGTGCTCGCAGCTGATCACGCTGTTTGCCTACCTGTACATCACGCTGCTAAGCTTCGCTTTTTTCAGTCCGGGCGAGCTTCCAAAGATCAATCAGCTGTCGATTTATATGCTGAAAGCCGTCGAGCTCCCTTTTCTCGAACAGGTGGAGGGCTTGTTTATCGTGCTCTATCTGTTTATTTTCTCCATGTCCTGGATTCCGATCTACCTGCTCTCCTCTTTTTGCATGAGCTGGATGGCAGGGCGGGCGGATCACCGTTTTTTTTTGAGAATCCTGTTGGCCGGAACGGCCGTGTTCTCCTACTTTTACGTTCCAAGCTTCAACGTCACGTATGAGATGGGGGAATGGCTCGCAAAATTTGGCATGGCTATTGAATATGCGGCTCCCGTGCTGCTCCTGGGCTATCTGCTGCTATACGACGCGATTCGCAAACGGCGGAGGCTGCCTTGA
- a CDS encoding spore germination protein: MGLLSLFGGKHKRNERRRSGSPGSQALPDEPFATDLRSNLDKLSGLFPDTLDLTVRRLHIRATGQDAALLFIDGLTDKIDINTSIIRPLLMQTGTSGEMPIEIGRMVRIYGWNDLTVAVLKGSSVLLVEGSDEAIVMRTGGWPQRDPTDPKMETSLRGAQMGFVETIEQNIAMIRRYLPNRELKFKNFTVGRRGNTQVSIAYLEDIANPDILRELEDRIGRLDVDLIINTGELAELIEDNPYSPFPQLMITERPDAAVSQIAQGRFVVLVDRSPTVLIGPSSFVTFFQNIDDYSTRWSIATFIRMLRFLAFFISISLPAFYIAVTSFNFELVPIKLLITIGTYRGTVPFAPFIEAAFMELTLEMIREAGVRLPSPIGQTVGIVGGIVIGQAVVQAGLISNIMVVVVAFTAISSFILPNLDMVAAVRIIRFSLMAAASMFGIFGLLVGLMILVGHMISLETLGTPFSTPFAPMRFSDWRDTVVRSPLWKLTRRPLGAHPVQTRRQGDNRPKGDG; the protein is encoded by the coding sequence ATGGGGCTGCTGTCCCTGTTCGGCGGCAAACACAAGCGGAACGAAAGGCGGAGAAGCGGAAGTCCCGGAAGCCAAGCGCTGCCGGACGAGCCGTTTGCGACCGATCTGCGTTCGAATCTGGACAAGCTGAGCGGTCTTTTCCCCGATACGCTGGATCTGACCGTGCGTCGGCTTCATATCCGGGCAACCGGCCAGGATGCCGCATTGCTCTTTATCGATGGCTTGACCGACAAGATCGATATCAATACCAGTATTATAAGGCCGCTTTTGATGCAGACGGGAACGAGCGGAGAAATGCCGATCGAGATCGGGCGCATGGTTCGAATATACGGCTGGAACGATCTGACCGTCGCCGTATTGAAGGGAAGCAGCGTGCTCCTGGTCGAGGGCTCGGACGAGGCGATCGTCATGCGCACGGGCGGCTGGCCTCAGCGGGATCCGACGGACCCCAAGATGGAGACCTCGCTGCGGGGCGCGCAGATGGGCTTCGTCGAGACGATCGAACAGAATATCGCGATGATCCGCCGCTATCTGCCGAACCGGGAGTTGAAATTTAAAAACTTTACAGTCGGACGCAGGGGAAATACGCAAGTATCGATCGCTTACCTCGAGGACATCGCCAATCCGGACATTTTGCGTGAACTCGAGGACCGGATCGGGCGGCTCGATGTCGATCTCATCATCAACACGGGCGAGCTGGCCGAGCTGATCGAGGACAATCCGTACTCGCCTTTTCCCCAGCTGATGATTACCGAGCGTCCAGATGCGGCTGTCTCGCAGATCGCCCAAGGGCGATTCGTCGTGCTTGTGGACCGTTCCCCGACCGTGCTGATCGGGCCGTCTTCTTTTGTCACGTTCTTTCAAAATATCGACGATTACAGCACGCGCTGGTCCATCGCGACCTTTATCCGCATGCTCCGCTTCCTTGCGTTTTTTATATCGATTTCCCTGCCCGCCTTCTACATCGCGGTCACGTCGTTCAACTTCGAGCTCGTCCCGATCAAGCTCCTGATCACGATCGGCACGTACCGGGGCACCGTACCGTTCGCCCCGTTTATCGAGGCGGCCTTCATGGAGCTGACGCTCGAGATGATTCGCGAGGCCGGCGTCAGGCTGCCGTCGCCGATCGGACAGACTGTCGGCATCGTCGGGGGTATCGTGATCGGGCAGGCGGTTGTACAGGCCGGTCTCATCAGCAATATCATGGTCGTCGTCGTCGCGTTCACCGCCATCTCTTCGTTCATTTTGCCTAACCTGGATATGGTGGCCGCCGTCCGGATCATCCGCTTTTCGCTCATGGCGGCCGCCTCCATGTTCGGCATATTCGGGCTGCTGGTCGGCTTGATGATTCTCGTCGGCCACATGATTTCCCTCGAGACGCTCGGCACGCCTTTCAGCACGCCGTTCGCGCCGATGCGATTTTCCGACTGGCGGGATACCGTCGTGCGCAGCCCGCTCTGGAAGCTGACGCGCAGGCCGCTCGGCGCGCATCCGGTCCAGACCCGCAGGCAGGGAGACAATCGTCCGAAAGGAGACGGATGA